The following are encoded in a window of Lacinutrix sp. WUR7 genomic DNA:
- a CDS encoding class I SAM-dependent rRNA methyltransferase, with amino-acid sequence MHFTRTFSTTNTSQRIAVKLNANGERSVMQKHPWVFSDSIIKTNKDPQTGDLAIIFGKNKNKIIGFGLFDLASPIRIKMIHHGDPIAIDATFFNQKIAEAFSKRSSLLKTNTNSYRLLFGENDGFPGLIADVYATVLVVKIYSEIWLNYLQNILESLISTSNCKTVVIRLSRSLEQSKAHDLKDGEVVYGVLEKEVVQFVEHGVQFSANVIHGHKTGYFLDHRLNRKQVGAWSRGKTVLDVFSYAGGFSVHALANQAKEVTSLDISKQALEMAVANGKLNTYSGKHKTIAGDAFAAMKQLIKDKTTFDVVVIDPPSFAKQQSEIDLAKKKYAQLATLGLELTAPNGLLVLASCSSRILAQTFFDINAQVLRESNRNYKVILKTEHDTDHPVGFPEGAYLKCGYYRIEK; translated from the coding sequence ATGCATTTTACAAGAACTTTTTCTACTACAAATACTAGTCAACGTATTGCTGTTAAACTTAACGCAAATGGAGAGAGATCTGTAATGCAAAAACATCCTTGGGTTTTTTCAGATAGTATTATAAAAACGAATAAAGATCCGCAAACAGGAGATTTAGCAATTATTTTCGGAAAGAATAAAAACAAAATTATTGGTTTTGGATTATTCGATTTAGCGTCACCTATTCGAATAAAAATGATTCATCATGGTGATCCAATTGCTATAGATGCTACTTTTTTTAATCAGAAAATAGCGGAAGCTTTTAGCAAAAGAAGTTCTTTACTAAAAACAAACACCAATAGTTATCGATTGCTTTTTGGCGAGAATGATGGTTTTCCTGGTTTAATTGCAGATGTATATGCGACGGTTTTAGTGGTGAAAATATATTCCGAAATATGGCTAAACTATTTACAAAACATATTAGAATCCTTAATAAGCACCAGCAATTGTAAAACTGTTGTTATACGATTAAGTAGAAGTTTAGAGCAAAGTAAAGCACATGATTTAAAGGATGGAGAAGTGGTTTATGGTGTTTTAGAAAAGGAAGTGGTACAGTTTGTGGAGCATGGTGTGCAATTTTCGGCCAATGTAATTCACGGACATAAAACAGGATATTTTTTAGACCATAGATTAAACCGAAAGCAAGTAGGAGCATGGAGTCGTGGTAAAACGGTGCTAGATGTTTTTAGTTATGCTGGCGGATTTTCGGTACATGCATTAGCAAATCAAGCAAAAGAGGTTACCAGTTTAGATATTAGTAAACAAGCACTAGAAATGGCGGTTGCTAACGGAAAATTAAATACCTATTCCGGAAAACATAAAACCATTGCTGGAGATGCTTTTGCTGCAATGAAACAATTAATAAAAGATAAAACTACTTTTGATGTGGTAGTTATAGATCCACCAAGTTTTGCAAAACAGCAAAGCGAAATAGATTTAGCAAAAAAGAAATATGCACAATTGGCGACTTTAGGTTTAGAACTTACTGCACCAAACGGTTTACTTGTTTTGGCCTCTTGTTCTAGTAGAATTCTTGCACAAACGTTTTTCGATATTAATGCTCAAGTACTACGAGAGTCTAACAGGAATTATAAGGTTATTTTAAAAACAGAACACGATACAGATCATCCAGTTGGTTTCCCAGAAGGCGCATATTTAAAGTGTGGTTATTATAGAATAGAAAAATAG
- a CDS encoding CotH kinase family protein — translation MKKLKRSIHFLLVSLTCSSFLLTFQACSTDDDIEATTEEFDDSNFETIDWTTTTHSSEVDPNMDEVFDNNTVKKLEIVITESRWQSMLDNMTETYGAFGVGVNSESADTEEGSIFVPSEVFYNGLEWYRVGVSFNGNSSLQSSWQNGILKLSFKLDFDFFGEEYPQIDKQRFYGFKNLNLKNNFDNKSILQENGNTDTYSNSVHVAFYKVYIDHGDGAEYFGLYTLVQELDENV, via the coding sequence ATGAAAAAATTAAAAAGAAGCATCCATTTTCTTTTAGTGTCTTTAACCTGTAGTAGTTTCCTTTTAACTTTCCAAGCGTGTAGTACAGATGATGATATAGAGGCTACAACAGAAGAGTTTGATGATAGCAATTTTGAAACAATAGATTGGACCACAACAACACATAGCAGTGAAGTAGATCCGAATATGGATGAAGTTTTTGATAACAATACCGTGAAGAAATTAGAAATTGTTATTACAGAATCACGTTGGCAAAGTATGTTGGATAATATGACAGAAACGTATGGGGCGTTTGGGGTAGGAGTAAATTCCGAATCTGCAGATACAGAGGAAGGTTCCATTTTTGTTCCTTCAGAAGTGTTTTATAATGGTTTGGAGTGGTATAGAGTTGGCGTGAGTTTTAATGGAAACTCCAGTTTACAAAGTAGTTGGCAAAATGGTATTTTAAAGCTGTCCTTTAAATTGGATTTCGACTTTTTTGGAGAGGAGTATCCACAAATTGATAAGCAACGCTTTTATGGTTTTAAAAATTTAAACCTTAAAAATAATTTTGATAACAAATCGATATTACAGGAAAACGGAAATACAGATACGTATTCTAATTCTGTACACGTAGCTTTTTATAAAGTGTATATAGACCATGGAGATGGAGCGGAATATTTTGGTTTATATACTTTGGTGCAAGAATTAGATGAGAATGTTTAA
- a CDS encoding RNA polymerase sigma factor, whose amino-acid sequence MEEQDFINDLREGKQFAYGKLLDLFQQKVFATCISFVPNKEDAEDIAQDVFVEVFNAIHKFQGNSKLSTWIYRITTNKCLEFIRKKNTKKRFAFLQSLTGNDIAIDKTNYFTEINHPGIVLEQKETSETLFYAINQLPEAQRIVFTLNKIDDKSYKEISEITDKSISSIESLLFRAKKNLQVSLEHFYKNEK is encoded by the coding sequence TTGGAAGAACAAGATTTTATTAATGATTTAAGAGAAGGAAAGCAATTTGCTTACGGAAAGCTTTTGGATCTTTTTCAGCAAAAAGTATTTGCTACTTGTATTTCTTTTGTGCCTAACAAAGAAGATGCGGAAGATATTGCACAAGATGTTTTTGTAGAGGTTTTTAATGCTATTCATAAATTTCAAGGAAATTCTAAATTATCTACTTGGATTTATAGAATTACAACCAATAAATGTCTAGAGTTTATTAGAAAAAAGAACACAAAAAAACGTTTTGCTTTCTTGCAATCTTTAACAGGAAATGATATTGCAATAGATAAAACAAATTATTTTACAGAGATAAATCATCCCGGAATTGTTCTAGAACAAAAGGAAACGAGTGAAACCCTATTTTACGCTATCAATCAATTACCAGAAGCACAAAGAATAGTATTTACTTTAAATAAAATAGACGATAAAAGTTATAAGGAAATAAGCGAGATTACAGATAAAAGCATCAGTTCTATTGAGTCTCTATTGTTTAGAGCTAAAAAGAATTTACAAGTGTCTCTAGAACATTTTTATAAAAATGAAAAATAA
- a CDS encoding OmpA family protein, with amino-acid sequence MKKTSILLLVAIVLTSCVSKKKFLALENENGQIKSELTKTKVAKEDLEGKFAAIQERVDQYNTKINTLASLNSSLSEENDSKMENVAGVAVMSNNTKTKMRETLTKVDPNLVSQAKTLKDSMDLAVSYNLKKRMNTTSFDESDDIAISIDETVVMISISDKMLFNSGSYRVSNKANDILQKIADVVNSESSIDVMVEGHTDARSINTDKLQDNWDLSVLRATSVVRKLQQQYNVAPEKLIASGRSSYQPLVGNDTREDRARNRRTRIIILPNIDKFFALMSEDN; translated from the coding sequence ATGAAAAAAACATCCATATTACTACTTGTTGCAATAGTTTTAACCTCATGTGTTTCTAAAAAGAAATTTCTTGCTTTAGAAAACGAAAACGGACAAATTAAAAGTGAATTAACTAAAACGAAAGTAGCAAAGGAGGATCTTGAAGGTAAGTTTGCTGCTATACAAGAACGCGTAGATCAATACAATACTAAAATTAACACATTAGCTTCTTTAAATAGTTCTTTAAGCGAAGAGAATGATTCTAAAATGGAAAATGTTGCTGGTGTTGCAGTAATGTCTAACAACACAAAAACAAAGATGCGTGAAACTTTAACGAAAGTGGACCCTAATTTAGTCAGTCAGGCAAAAACTTTAAAAGATTCTATGGACTTGGCTGTTTCTTATAACTTGAAGAAAAGAATGAATACAACTTCTTTTGATGAAAGTGATGATATTGCAATTAGTATTGATGAAACTGTGGTTATGATTTCTATTTCAGATAAAATGTTATTTAATTCTGGAAGCTATAGAGTTAGCAATAAAGCAAATGATATTTTACAAAAAATAGCAGATGTGGTAAACTCAGAATCTAGTATAGATGTTATGGTAGAAGGCCATACAGATGCTAGAAGTATAAATACAGATAAATTACAAGACAATTGGGATTTAAGTGTGTTACGTGCAACGTCTGTTGTTAGAAAATTACAACAACAATATAACGTAGCTCCAGAAAAATTAATTGCTTCAGGACGCAGCAGCTACCAACCTTTAGTAGGAAATGACACTAGAGAAGATAGAGCTAGAAACAGAAGAACAAGAATAATTATTTTACCAAATATTGATAAGTTTTTTGCTTTAATGTCTGAAGATAATTAA
- a CDS encoding YHYH protein, with amino-acid sequence MRKQYKIITILLISVFIGCKSNTNSHSHDGQESHSHESDNTSEITNDYFGNYDLEDEAYGTKTRVTITKDSRIMVTNSLPNHETGSFPNPGNPNSISAKNKTYTFPLNPIYTGKSQWMREPGIALNGIKFEPQTAEVVVCETGENYRVEAIQDIIDLGLDFNHAHVQPTGEYHYHGTPTSMIEKFDTGEDIVHIGFAHDGFPIYYSKSGKYKPSFALLDGNREGEDCTYDNPKEHLDIAVGGHHDGSFGSDFEYVDGFGDLDTCNGIEVDGQYMYFVTNEFPYVGRCVMGEVSSDKNQGGPPNSQQGGGRPSISEIFTKMDTNKDGKLSSTETQGPLKEDFSKIDINKDTYKSIEELEKASKGNNQRPQGGKPQGRGN; translated from the coding sequence ATGAGAAAGCAATACAAAATAATTACGATACTTTTAATAAGTGTATTTATTGGATGTAAAAGTAATACAAATTCACACAGTCATGATGGTCAAGAAAGCCATTCTCATGAAAGTGATAATACTTCAGAAATAACCAATGATTATTTTGGTAATTATGATTTAGAAGATGAAGCTTATGGAACAAAAACGAGAGTTACTATTACAAAAGACTCCCGAATTATGGTGACAAATTCTTTACCAAATCATGAAACAGGAAGCTTTCCAAACCCAGGAAATCCAAATTCTATTTCAGCAAAAAACAAAACCTATACTTTTCCATTAAACCCTATTTATACAGGTAAATCACAATGGATGCGCGAACCAGGAATTGCTTTAAATGGTATTAAGTTTGAACCACAAACAGCAGAAGTTGTGGTTTGCGAAACAGGTGAAAATTATAGAGTGGAAGCAATTCAAGACATTATAGATCTTGGCTTAGATTTTAACCATGCACATGTGCAACCTACTGGAGAGTATCATTATCATGGTACGCCAACTTCCATGATTGAGAAATTTGATACTGGAGAAGATATAGTACATATTGGTTTTGCTCATGATGGTTTCCCGATATATTACTCTAAAAGCGGCAAGTATAAACCCAGCTTTGCACTTTTAGATGGAAATAGAGAAGGGGAAGATTGTACTTATGATAATCCGAAAGAACATTTAGATATTGCTGTTGGCGGACATCATGATGGAAGTTTTGGTTCCGATTTCGAGTATGTAGATGGATTTGGAGATTTAGATACCTGTAACGGTATTGAAGTAGATGGTCAATACATGTATTTTGTTACTAACGAGTTTCCTTATGTTGGTAGATGCGTTATGGGAGAAGTTTCTTCAGATAAGAATCAAGGAGGACCTCCAAACAGTCAACAAGGAGGAGGACGTCCAAGTATTTCAGAAATTTTCACGAAAATGGATACCAATAAAGATGGTAAACTTTCTAGTACTGAAACACAAGGACCATTAAAAGAAGATTTTTCTAAAATAGATATAAATAAAGATACTTATAAATCTATAGAAGAATTAGAAAAAGCTTCTAAAGGGAATAATCAAAGACCACAAGGAGGAAAACCACAAGGTCGAGGAAATTAA
- a CDS encoding Spy/CpxP family protein refolding chaperone: protein MKKNTVLYILLVFLIVVNGFFVFNYVGKSNDNKAEGRKDPMSFLRKELKFNDAQQEKLQTINVAHHENMMHSNNALRDLKDALLNNISNASVDEKTIDSITSLIGKEQANLEKEVYYHFNSIHDICDEKQKEKFKKIIKDALRRGGDEGGRPPRSQRPERPEGHRPPPPPNDF from the coding sequence ATGAAAAAGAATACTGTTTTATATATTTTACTTGTTTTTTTAATTGTTGTAAATGGTTTTTTTGTGTTTAACTACGTGGGGAAATCTAATGATAATAAAGCTGAAGGACGTAAAGATCCCATGAGCTTTTTAAGAAAAGAATTAAAGTTTAATGATGCGCAACAGGAAAAGTTACAAACTATAAATGTTGCACATCATGAAAATATGATGCATAGCAATAACGCGTTAAGAGATTTAAAAGATGCATTATTAAATAATATTTCTAATGCTTCGGTAGATGAAAAAACGATAGACTCTATTACAAGTTTAATAGGAAAAGAACAAGCAAATCTAGAAAAGGAAGTTTATTATCACTTTAATAGTATTCATGATATATGTGATGAAAAACAAAAAGAAAAATTTAAGAAAATAATAAAGGATGCACTTCGTAGAGGTGGTGATGAAGGAGGAAGACCTCCAAGATCCCAAAGACCAGAAAGACCAGAAGGTCATAGACCTCCTCCGCCTCCAAACGATTTCTAA
- a CDS encoding pitrilysin family protein — MKSSSLTLVLFALISISCKKEPEPISQTTAEFKIDYEKFVLDNGLEVILHEDHSDPIVAVATMMHVGSNREKPGKTGFAHFFEHMSFNDSENVPVGANRKMIPEWGGSRNGGTWSDGTVYYEVVPKDAFEKILWIDSDRFGYMINTVTKEALEREKQVVKNEKRQRVDNAAYGYTDEIIRKNLYPEGHPYSWTVIGALPDLQAATIDDVKAFYHQYYGASNASLVIAGDINIEETKALVEKWFGEIPSGPEVPQLQAEPVVLEEIKSLYFEDNFAKLPELRMVIPTVEEYHQDVYALEILGQLLSGSKSAPLYNVIVEEQKLAPNIGTYQASNEIAGEFIFRVRANAGTDLDDVKTAIEEGLTKFETNGVNENDLKRIKAELETNLYQGVSTVLNKAFQLVQDNEFKGDPGFIVESAKLTEAVTAEDVMRVYNEYIKDKNYIMTSVVPKGQLDLAVTDAKIATVWLERVRYNVANEEVGQGAEAVYEKTETKQDRSEPEFGELPLFKAPTIWTSSLENGLSLYGIENNEVPLVQFDITIPGGQLLDPIGKEGVSSLLSDLMKEGTATKTPAELEEAIGLLGASINMYSGKEDFHITGSCLTKNFEGTMALVKEMILEPRWDEKEFERLKLALETSLKGREANPNAIASNIFNKLIYGHNHRFGTLGAGTLESTQGITMKDLKSYYNNLSPKEANFHIAGALTKEQTEGVVSVLNTWSGYKIAVPHYNLPINNNKGNIYFIDVPDAKQSVLQIGKLAISAKDKNANKLEFANEILGGGSSGRLFQTLRIEKGYTYGAYSGFSKSNEVAPFTVRSSVRANATLKSLEIIKEMLTNYQASFTDNEVALTKNKILKGNTRAFESLGAQLSVLRNISKYNKPSTYVVDEQEELVNMTLDDYKITIRNYLNEEEMIYVIVGDRKTQIREIEKLGKPIIELDIYGNVVTFDRYGNLIEAPVL; from the coding sequence ATGAAATCATCTTCACTAACCCTAGTGCTGTTTGCACTTATAAGTATTTCTTGTAAAAAAGAACCAGAACCAATTTCTCAAACGACAGCTGAATTTAAAATAGATTATGAAAAATTTGTTTTAGATAATGGTCTAGAAGTTATCCTTCACGAAGATCATAGTGATCCTATAGTTGCAGTAGCCACGATGATGCATGTTGGATCTAATCGTGAAAAACCAGGAAAAACCGGATTCGCTCACTTTTTTGAACACATGAGTTTTAATGATTCGGAAAATGTTCCTGTTGGAGCAAACCGAAAAATGATTCCAGAATGGGGTGGAAGCAGAAATGGTGGAACTTGGAGTGATGGTACCGTGTACTATGAAGTAGTACCGAAAGATGCTTTTGAAAAAATTCTGTGGATTGATTCCGATCGTTTTGGTTACATGATTAATACCGTAACCAAAGAAGCATTAGAACGTGAAAAACAAGTAGTGAAAAACGAAAAACGCCAACGTGTTGATAACGCGGCTTATGGCTATACCGATGAAATTATTAGAAAAAACTTGTATCCAGAAGGACACCCATATAGTTGGACGGTTATTGGTGCTTTACCCGATTTACAAGCAGCAACCATAGACGATGTGAAAGCCTTTTACCATCAGTATTACGGTGCAAGTAATGCTTCTTTAGTGATTGCTGGAGATATTAATATTGAAGAAACGAAAGCACTTGTAGAAAAATGGTTTGGTGAAATACCTAGCGGACCAGAAGTACCGCAATTACAAGCAGAACCTGTTGTATTAGAAGAAATAAAATCTTTGTATTTTGAAGATAACTTTGCGAAGCTTCCAGAATTGCGAATGGTCATTCCAACAGTGGAAGAATATCACCAAGACGTTTACGCATTAGAAATTCTTGGACAACTTCTTAGCGGAAGTAAAAGTGCTCCATTGTATAATGTAATAGTAGAAGAACAAAAACTAGCACCAAATATTGGTACCTACCAAGCGAGTAATGAAATCGCAGGAGAATTTATTTTTAGAGTTCGCGCAAATGCAGGAACAGATTTAGATGATGTAAAAACCGCAATTGAAGAAGGTTTAACCAAATTTGAAACGAATGGCGTTAATGAAAATGATTTAAAACGAATTAAAGCAGAATTGGAAACCAATTTATACCAAGGGGTAAGTACTGTTTTAAACAAAGCATTTCAATTAGTACAAGACAATGAGTTTAAAGGAGATCCAGGATTTATTGTAGAAAGTGCGAAATTAACGGAAGCGGTAACCGCTGAAGATGTTATGCGTGTTTACAATGAATACATTAAAGACAAAAACTATATAATGACCAGCGTGGTACCAAAAGGACAATTAGACCTAGCGGTAACAGATGCAAAAATAGCAACCGTTTGGCTAGAACGAGTACGATATAATGTAGCTAATGAAGAAGTTGGTCAAGGTGCCGAAGCGGTTTATGAAAAAACAGAAACAAAACAAGATAGAAGTGAGCCTGAATTTGGTGAGTTACCATTGTTTAAAGCGCCAACCATTTGGACAAGCAGCCTTGAAAACGGATTAAGTTTATACGGAATAGAAAATAACGAAGTACCTCTAGTACAGTTTGATATTACTATTCCTGGCGGACAGTTACTAGATCCAATTGGAAAAGAAGGTGTATCAAGTTTGTTAAGCGATTTAATGAAGGAAGGCACAGCGACAAAAACTCCTGCAGAATTAGAAGAAGCTATTGGTTTATTAGGAGCTTCTATAAATATGTATAGCGGAAAAGAAGATTTTCATATCACAGGTTCTTGTTTGACTAAGAATTTTGAAGGCACCATGGCTTTGGTAAAAGAAATGATATTGGAACCACGTTGGGATGAAAAAGAATTTGAGCGTTTAAAATTAGCTTTAGAAACTAGTTTAAAAGGACGGGAGGCCAATCCAAACGCTATTGCATCTAATATTTTTAACAAATTAATTTATGGTCATAATCATCGTTTTGGTACACTAGGTGCTGGAACGCTAGAAAGCACGCAAGGGATTACTATGAAAGATTTAAAATCCTATTATAATAACCTTTCGCCTAAAGAGGCTAATTTTCATATTGCAGGAGCATTAACCAAAGAACAAACAGAAGGTGTAGTTAGTGTGTTAAATACCTGGAGTGGCTATAAAATAGCAGTTCCGCATTATAATTTACCAATTAATAATAACAAAGGAAATATCTACTTTATTGATGTTCCCGATGCAAAACAATCGGTGTTACAAATAGGTAAGTTGGCTATTTCTGCAAAAGATAAAAATGCGAATAAGTTAGAATTTGCAAACGAAATTTTAGGAGGTGGTTCTAGTGGTAGATTATTTCAAACCTTACGAATAGAAAAAGGATATACCTATGGCGCATACTCTGGTTTTTCAAAAAGTAATGAAGTAGCACCTTTTACAGTTCGATCTAGTGTTAGAGCAAATGCAACCTTAAAATCTTTAGAAATTATTAAAGAGATGCTAACCAATTACCAAGCAAGTTTTACAGATAATGAAGTAGCATTAACTAAAAATAAAATTCTAAAAGGAAATACTAGAGCTTTTGAGAGTTTGGGAGCGCAATTATCTGTTTTAAGAAACATAAGTAAATACAATAAACCAAGTACCTATGTTGTAGACGAACAAGAGGAATTGGTAAACATGACTTTAGACGATTATAAAATCACTATTAGAAATTATTTAAACGAAGAAGAAATGATTTACGTAATTGTAGGAGATAGGAAAACACAAATACGGGAGATTGAAAAATTAGGGAAACCAATTATTGAACTAGATATTTATGGAAATGTTGTAACATTTGATAGGTATGGAAACCTTATAGAAGCACCTGTTTTATAA
- a CDS encoding DEAD/DEAH box helicase translates to MASFSELGIHKNYVKSLKELGIKAPTEIQEQAIPILIQSKTDLVGLAQTGTGKTAAYGLPVLHRINPKKAEIQALILSPTRELVQQIKKQLFKFTKYNDTKIFCEGVYGGEKIDIQIKNLKRTTHIIVATPGRLVDLINREVIDLQNVETLVLDEADEMLSMGFKDDLTTILKTTKASKNTWLFSATMPESLKDIVKRYIKPDAVRLEINRNSLVNANISHSFIETTIQNKINILVSVLEERTEERGIIFCKTKAGTQALTHQLQQEGFNVGALEGDMQQRDREKVMRAFKNTSVQILISTDVSARGIDVNNLGFVIHYQLPEHLEYYTHRSGRTARAGKKGESIALVLSNEVSRIQEIEKALGIKIKQKTV, encoded by the coding sequence ATGGCATCATTTTCAGAATTAGGTATTCATAAAAACTACGTGAAATCCTTAAAAGAATTAGGGATTAAAGCACCTACGGAAATTCAAGAACAAGCAATTCCTATTTTAATACAATCTAAAACAGATTTAGTAGGTTTAGCCCAAACAGGTACAGGGAAAACTGCTGCCTATGGTTTGCCAGTTTTACATCGTATTAATCCTAAAAAAGCAGAAATACAAGCTTTAATATTATCGCCAACTAGAGAGTTGGTACAGCAAATTAAAAAGCAACTTTTTAAATTCACCAAGTATAACGATACTAAAATATTTTGTGAAGGTGTTTATGGAGGCGAAAAAATAGATATTCAAATAAAAAATCTGAAACGTACTACTCATATTATTGTAGCAACTCCAGGACGTTTGGTAGATCTTATTAATAGAGAAGTTATTGACTTACAAAATGTAGAAACTTTAGTCTTAGACGAAGCAGATGAAATGCTAAGTATGGGTTTTAAAGACGATTTAACTACTATTTTAAAAACGACTAAAGCTTCTAAAAACACATGGCTATTCTCTGCAACTATGCCAGAAAGTTTAAAAGACATCGTAAAAAGATATATTAAACCAGATGCAGTTCGATTAGAAATAAACCGAAATAGTCTAGTAAATGCTAATATTTCCCATTCTTTTATTGAAACGACTATTCAAAATAAAATAAATATATTAGTATCTGTTTTAGAAGAAAGAACGGAAGAACGAGGAATAATTTTTTGTAAAACAAAAGCAGGAACACAAGCATTAACGCATCAGTTGCAGCAAGAAGGATTTAATGTAGGAGCTTTAGAAGGGGATATGCAACAAAGAGATCGTGAAAAAGTTATGCGTGCTTTTAAAAACACTAGCGTGCAAATATTAATATCTACAGATGTTTCGGCAAGAGGAATAGATGTAAATAATCTAGGTTTCGTAATTCATTACCAATTACCAGAACATTTAGAATATTACACACATAGATCTGGTAGAACAGCAAGAGCAGGGAAAAAAGGAGAATCGATAGCCTTAGTATTATCTAACGAAGTTTCAAGAATTCAAGAAATTGAAAAAGCACTTGGTATTAAAATAAAGCAAAAAACAGTATAA
- a CDS encoding EF-hand domain-containing protein — protein MKSSTIKKTVLAFGIVVLISNSAFAQSQNRQEKTPPSFSELIKKMDANEDGKLSKDEIKGPLKENFSKIDTDEDGFISEEEFKNAPKPKGRGKK, from the coding sequence ATGAAAAGTAGCACAATTAAAAAAACAGTTTTAGCATTTGGTATAGTAGTATTAATATCTAATAGCGCTTTTGCACAGTCGCAAAACCGACAAGAAAAAACACCACCGTCTTTTAGTGAACTAATAAAAAAGATGGATGCAAACGAAGATGGTAAACTTTCTAAAGATGAAATTAAAGGGCCTTTAAAAGAAAACTTTTCTAAAATTGATACCGATGAAGATGGTTTTATTTCAGAAGAAGAATTTAAAAATGCGCCAAAGCCTAAAGGAAGAGGAAAGAAATAA
- a CDS encoding CIA30 family protein has product MKIIYLFLILSMVYPDSTSNIFDFKSKEDTNNWYVINDGVMGGFSSSSLEIKPDGKALFKGHVTTENNGGFASVRYTFTKKEVSKFTYIVLRIKGDGKDYQFRIKEEQEQRHSYIAPFSTSGKWEVIKIPLSKFYPSFRGNTLDIPNFSGKSMEEIAFLIANKTKEFFQLEIESISLE; this is encoded by the coding sequence ATGAAAATTATTTATTTATTCTTAATTTTGAGTATGGTATATCCAGATAGTACATCCAATATTTTTGATTTTAAATCAAAAGAGGATACCAATAATTGGTATGTTATTAATGATGGTGTCATGGGAGGATTTTCTTCAAGTTCCTTAGAAATTAAACCAGATGGAAAAGCGCTATTTAAAGGTCATGTGACTACAGAAAACAATGGTGGTTTTGCTTCCGTTCGATATACTTTTACTAAAAAAGAAGTTTCCAAGTTTACCTATATAGTACTCCGAATTAAAGGAGATGGTAAAGACTATCAATTCCGAATTAAAGAAGAACAAGAACAGCGTCATTCTTATATAGCTCCTTTTTCTACTTCTGGAAAGTGGGAGGTCATTAAAATTCCGTTATCAAAATTTTATCCTAGTTTTAGAGGAAACACATTAGATATTCCAAATTTTTCTGGAAAGTCCATGGAAGAAATTGCATTTCTAATTGCTAATAAAACAAAAGAATTTTTTCAACTAGAAATAGAGTCTATTTCACTGGAATAA